Proteins encoded by one window of Camelus bactrianus isolate YW-2024 breed Bactrian camel chromosome 9, ASM4877302v1, whole genome shotgun sequence:
- the LOC105062489 gene encoding uncharacterized protein LOC105062489 isoform X1, whose translation MSTFQEAVTFKDVAVAFTEEELGLLDSTQRKLYQDVMVENFRNLVSVGHQPFKRDTSHIEREERLWMTNTASQMERNFGEDHPSELRTVQDRRSHEELSCWQIWQQIANDLTRCHDSTVNSCQFHKQGDSPCQVGVGLSIPISEDKNYILNDKVDGPNGPGNPEFAQDSWRKTSLTKSQNHQDGYQQIAMKNKLCLGKEDIDTTSWISHHLDHGVYKSAKSYSHNDYGKDSIRISTSDQNRVIGTRQKPYQCHECRETFTSLSTFDLHQQLHSKENSHVCRKCGKGLCYSSVLHIHQRVHVGEKHSKCDACGKEFSQSSHLQTHQKVHTIKKPFTCEECGKGFSRRSALTVHRKVHTGEKPYNCKECGRAFSQASHLQDHQRVHTGEKPFKCDACGKSFSRNSHLQSHRRVHTGEKPYKCEECGKGFICSSNLYIHQRVHTGEKPYKCEKCGKGFSRPSSLQAHQGIHTGEKSYVCNVCGKGFTLSSNLQAHQRVHTGEKPYKCGECGKSFRRNSHYQVHLVVHTGEKPYKCEVCGKGFSQSSYLQIHQKAHSVEKPFKCEECGQGFNQSSRLQIHQLTHTGEKPYKCEECGKGFSRRADLKIHCRIHTGEKPYNCEECGKVFRQASNLLAHQRVHSGEKPFKCEECGKSFGRSSHLQAHQKVHTGEKPYKCEECGKGFKWSLNLDMHQRVHTGEKPYKCGECGKHFSQASSLQLHQSVHTGEKPYRCDVCGKVFSRSSQLQSHQRVHTGEKPYKCEICGKSFSWRSNLTIHHRIHAGDKSYKSDRGDKTIRGSTQEKSSIK comes from the exons atgagCACTTTCCAA gaggcagtgaccttcaaGGATGTGGCTGTGGCCTTCacggaggaggagctggggctgctgGACTCCACCCAGAGGAAGCTGTACCAGGACGTCATGGtggaaaacttcaggaacctGGTCTCAGTAG GACATCAACCCTTCAAACGAGATACATCGCAtatagaaagagaagagaggcttTGGATGACGAATACAGCATCCCAGATGGAGAGAAATTTTG GAGAAGACCATCCAAGTGAGTTGAGAACTGTTCAAGACAGAAGATCACATGAAGAGCTTTCCTGCTGGCAAATCTGGCAACAGATTGCAAATGACTTAACCAGATGTCACGACTCCACGGTAAATAGTTGTCAGTTCCACAAACAAGGTGATTCCCCCTGTCAGGTTGGGGTAGGGCTATCAATTCCAATTTCTGAAGATAAGAACTATATATTAAATGATAAAGTAGATGGTCCCAATGGTCCAGGGAATCCAGAGTTTGCCCAGGATTCTTGGAGGAAGACTTCCTTGACCAAGTCACAGAATCATCAAGATGGATACCAGCAAATTGCCATGAAAAATAAACTGTGTCTGGGTAAAGAGGATATTGACACCACCAGTTGGATTTCTCATCACCTTGATCATGGAGTATACAAAAGTGCAAAGTCTTACAGCCACAATGATTATGGAAAAGACAGCATAAGGATTTCAACATCAGATCAGAATAGAGTGATTGGCACAAGACAAAAACCCTACCAGTGTCATGAATGTAGAGAAACCTTCACCAGTCTCTCCACCTTTGACCTGCACCAGCAATTACACTCAAAAGAGAACTCTCATGTGTGCCGTAAGTGTGGAAAGGGcttgtgttacagctcagttctCCACATTCATCAGAGAGTTCACGTGGGAGAAAAACACAGTAAGTGTGATGCATGTGGAAAGGAATTCAGTCAGAGCTCCCATCTGCAAACTCATCAGAAAGTCCACACCATAAAGAAACCATTCACATGTGAAGAATGTGGGAAAGGCTTCAGTCGTAGATCAGCACTGACTGTTCACCGCAAAgtccacacaggagagaaaccttatAATTGTAAGGAGTGTGGGAGGGCCTTCAGTCAGGCCTCTCATCTTCAGGACCATCAGAGAGTCCACACTGGGGAGAAACCGTTCAAATGTGATGCATGTGGTAAGAGCTTCAGTCGGAATTCACATCTTCAGTCCCACCGGAGAGTCCATACAGGAGAGAAACCATACAAATGTGAGGAATGTGGGAAGGGTTTCATTTGTAGCTCAAATCTGTACATTCATCAGAGGGTCCACACAGGAGAAAAGCCCTACAAATGTGAGAAATGTGGTAAAGGCTTTAGTCGGCCTTCAAGTCTTCAGGCCCATCAGGGaatccacactggagagaaatCATACGTATGTAATGTGTGTGGTAAAGGCTTTACTTTGAGTTCAAACCTTCAGGCGCATCAAAGAgtccacacaggagagaaaccataCAAATGCGGTGAGTGTGGGAAGAGCTTCAGGAGGAACTCCCATTATCAGGTTCATCTGGTCGTCCACACAGGGGAGAAACCCTACAAATGTGAGGTGTGTGGGAAGGGCTTCAGTCAGAGTTCGTATCTTCAGATCCATCAGAAGGCCCACAGCGTAGAGAAACCTTTCAAGTGTGAGGAGTGCGGGCAGGGCTTCAATCAGAGTTCCCGACTCCAGATTCACCAGCTGACGCACACCGGTGAGAAACCATACAAATGTGAAGAGTGCGGGAAGGGATTCAGTCGTAGAGCAGATCTTAAAATTCACTGCAGAatccacacaggagagaaaccgtATAATTGTGAGGAGTGTGGGAAAGTCTTCAGGCAGGCCTCAAATCTTCTTGCCCATCAGCGAGTCCATAGCGGAGAAAAACCATTCAAATGTGAGGAGTGTGGGAAAAGCTTTGGTCGGAGTTCACACCTTCAGGCGCATCAGAAAGTCCACACTGGAGAAAAGCCGTACAAATGTGAGGAGTGTGGGAAGGGCTTCAAGTGGAGCTTGAATCTTGACATGCACCAGAGGGTCCACACGGGAGAGAAACCCTACAAGTGTGGGGAGTGTGGGAAGCACTTCAGTCAGGCCTCGAGTCTTCAGCTTCACCAGAGCGtccacactggggagaagccATACAGATGTGATGTGTGTGGGAAGGTCTTCAGTCGGTCTTCACAACTACAGTCtcatcagagagttcacacagGGGAGAAACCTTACAAGTGTGAGATATGTGGTAAGAGCTTCAGTTGGCGATCAAATCTAACAATTCATCACAGAATCCATGCGGGTGATAAATCCTACAAAAGTGATAGGGGTGATAAGACCATCAGAGGGTCCACTCAGGAAAAAAGTTCtataaagtga